The Fusibacter sp. A1 genome has a segment encoding these proteins:
- the prmA gene encoding 50S ribosomal protein L11 methyltransferase, translating to MWYELKIKTTTQACEAIYNILIENEVSGIVTEDPNDEVYSEGYKGDWDYFGQEALVFEYDGTLIKGYVELEPESAEMKVQEIQHKIAGLTEFGLDPGLAEVVFSEVHEEDWVDEWKKYYKPFEIAEDIVICPVWEEYEPSGGQQMILMDPGKAFGTGTHETTTLCAQKIKKYLGDTKTLYDVGCGSGILAIIGSVMGIPSVYGVDIDEKAVEASRENAALNHLEGKVKFELGNLIDLFEEPADMIVANIIADVIIMLSSDIHRLMHENTMFISSGILVEKRQEVEAALISNGFVIVEAEDKGEWSVIVSKRA from the coding sequence ATGTGGTATGAACTAAAAATAAAAACAACAACTCAAGCGTGTGAGGCCATCTATAATATACTGATCGAAAACGAGGTAAGCGGTATCGTGACAGAAGACCCGAACGACGAGGTCTACAGCGAAGGCTACAAAGGCGATTGGGACTATTTCGGTCAGGAAGCGCTAGTATTTGAATATGATGGAACACTGATAAAAGGGTATGTCGAATTAGAACCTGAGTCCGCCGAAATGAAAGTGCAAGAGATTCAGCATAAGATTGCGGGATTAACGGAGTTCGGACTGGATCCGGGTCTTGCAGAAGTCGTTTTCAGCGAAGTGCATGAAGAGGACTGGGTCGATGAATGGAAGAAATACTATAAGCCTTTTGAAATCGCAGAAGATATCGTCATCTGCCCCGTGTGGGAAGAATATGAGCCTAGTGGGGGTCAACAGATGATTTTGATGGATCCAGGTAAGGCTTTCGGTACAGGAACCCATGAGACGACGACGCTTTGCGCCCAGAAGATTAAAAAATATCTTGGGGATACTAAAACGTTATATGACGTCGGATGTGGCAGTGGAATACTCGCGATCATAGGTTCTGTGATGGGAATACCGAGTGTCTACGGCGTGGACATCGATGAGAAAGCGGTGGAGGCGAGCCGTGAAAACGCGGCGCTCAACCACCTTGAGGGCAAAGTCAAGTTTGAACTCGGAAACCTGATCGACCTTTTTGAAGAACCTGCAGACATGATTGTCGCGAACATCATCGCAGATGTGATCATCATGCTGTCTTCAGACATACACAGGCTCATGCATGAGAACACCATGTTTATCTCATCGGGAATCCTTGTGGAAAAAAGACAAGAGGTAGAAGCCGCTTTGATCTCAAACGGGTTTGTGATCGTTGAGGCCGAGGATAAGGGCGAATGGTCTGTGATCGTATCTAAGAGGGCTTAA
- a CDS encoding 16S rRNA (uracil(1498)-N(3))-methyltransferase, protein MNRFYIEKKNVDKQQNVAVITDRDELKHLTKVLRLEVGDHIEVCDGEGTDYLGEIASVGQDEVGLTLLEGLPSREMPVKVDLYQGVPKGQKWDYLLQKSVECGVHSIVPVQMKRSVAKISDEKSSKKQGRWQKIADEAAKQSKRSIKPLVKESVSFSEALTMMGDYDLVLVAYENERLNSLNKISDLVGDASKIAIWIGPEGGIADEEIDRLKEFAQVISLGKRILRTESAAMVLLSQISYIVE, encoded by the coding sequence ATGAACAGATTCTATATAGAAAAGAAAAATGTAGACAAGCAGCAAAATGTCGCGGTGATTACAGACAGGGACGAACTGAAGCATCTTACCAAAGTCCTTAGGCTTGAGGTGGGTGACCATATAGAAGTGTGCGACGGAGAGGGAACCGATTATCTTGGTGAAATCGCATCTGTAGGACAGGATGAGGTCGGACTAACACTGCTTGAGGGACTGCCGTCAAGAGAAATGCCTGTGAAGGTGGATCTCTACCAAGGTGTTCCCAAGGGTCAAAAATGGGATTACCTGCTACAAAAATCTGTAGAATGCGGTGTTCACAGCATCGTTCCTGTGCAGATGAAAAGGTCGGTTGCTAAGATCAGCGATGAGAAATCATCTAAAAAGCAGGGAAGATGGCAAAAAATCGCCGATGAGGCGGCAAAGCAGTCCAAACGAAGCATCAAACCACTTGTAAAAGAATCGGTTAGCTTCAGTGAGGCGCTGACCATGATGGGAGACTATGATCTGGTGCTTGTCGCTTATGAGAACGAACGGCTCAACTCGCTTAACAAAATAAGCGACTTGGTGGGTGATGCCTCAAAGATTGCGATCTGGATCGGACCTGAGGGTGGAATCGCGGACGAAGAAATCGACAGGCTAAAGGAGTTCGCCCAGGTAATCAGTCTGGGTAAGCGTATTTTAAGAACAGAAAGCGCTGCGATGGTCCTGCTGTCTCAGATTAGTTATATCGTAGAATAG
- the mtaB gene encoding tRNA (N(6)-L-threonylcarbamoyladenosine(37)-C(2))-methylthiotransferase MtaB: MSKRTVAFYTLGCKVNQYETEAMKALFIKNGDEVVEASESADVYVINTCTVTSVGDKKSRQFIRKAKRMNPEALVAVVGCYAQIAPDEVMALDGVNLVLGTDERAKIVDYLGSVSGNEKRKVVGDIMDTYDFEELQIEGVSGKTRAFLKIQEGCNQYCSYCIIPYARGNIRSREPFNVISEVRRVVAHGYKEIVLTGIHLASYGKDQIDIDLITLLEKLNEVESLERIRLGSLEPQLIDSDFVDRLKKVDKFCDQFHLSMQSGCDTTLKRMNRKYTTAQYMESVRLIRNAYPDAAITTDVIVGFPGETDEHFNETQAFVASVGFSEMHVFKYSKREGTKAYLMPDQIDEQVKEARSQKLIHLAEKMQHAYLEKFIGTEVEVLLEKVSGHGKFAKGNSKAHVTVEVIGEGMKENTLVVCKVDDREDLRLIGRLL, translated from the coding sequence TTGAGTAAAAGAACTGTAGCGTTTTATACGCTTGGCTGCAAAGTGAATCAATATGAAACCGAAGCCATGAAGGCGTTATTCATAAAAAACGGAGATGAGGTCGTAGAGGCTTCTGAGTCTGCGGATGTGTATGTGATCAATACCTGTACTGTAACGAGTGTAGGTGACAAGAAATCAAGGCAGTTCATTAGAAAAGCCAAACGGATGAATCCTGAGGCGCTGGTCGCTGTGGTCGGTTGCTACGCACAGATAGCTCCGGACGAAGTGATGGCCCTTGACGGAGTGAACCTAGTGCTCGGGACAGACGAGAGAGCTAAGATCGTGGATTATCTTGGTTCTGTGTCAGGTAACGAAAAGCGTAAGGTCGTCGGTGACATTATGGATACCTACGATTTTGAGGAGCTTCAGATCGAGGGTGTGTCCGGCAAGACAAGGGCCTTCCTAAAAATACAGGAAGGCTGCAACCAGTACTGTTCGTACTGCATCATCCCCTACGCCAGAGGCAACATAAGAAGCAGGGAACCCTTTAATGTTATTTCTGAAGTGAGAAGGGTTGTCGCACACGGCTATAAGGAAATCGTGCTGACAGGAATCCATCTTGCCTCTTACGGTAAAGACCAGATCGACATCGACCTGATCACACTGCTTGAAAAGCTAAATGAGGTGGAGAGTCTAGAACGAATCAGACTTGGCTCGCTAGAGCCTCAGCTGATCGATTCGGATTTTGTGGATAGGCTGAAAAAAGTAGACAAGTTTTGCGACCAGTTCCACTTGTCCATGCAGAGCGGCTGCGATACGACACTGAAGAGGATGAACAGAAAATACACGACCGCCCAGTACATGGAATCGGTGCGACTGATAAGAAACGCTTATCCTGACGCTGCGATCACCACGGATGTGATCGTAGGTTTCCCTGGGGAAACTGATGAGCACTTCAACGAGACTCAAGCCTTTGTAGCCAGCGTCGGATTTTCTGAGATGCATGTTTTTAAATATTCAAAACGTGAAGGAACCAAGGCTTACCTGATGCCTGATCAGATCGATGAGCAAGTCAAGGAAGCCAGAAGCCAGAAGCTGATCCATCTGGCTGAGAAAATGCAACACGCCTATTTGGAAAAGTTCATCGGCACCGAGGTCGAAGTACTTCTCGAGAAGGTGTCCGGGCACGGCAAGTTCGCAAAAGGCAATTCTAAAGCCCATGTGACGGTTGAAGTGATCGGAGAAGGCATGAAGGAAAATACGCTTGTCGTCTGTAAGGTGGATGACAGGGAGGATTTGAGACTTATCGGGAGGTTGTTATGA
- a CDS encoding histidine triad nucleotide-binding protein, whose protein sequence is MMNCVFCKIIAGEIPSVKVYEDEHLYAFRDVNPEAPVHILIVPKAHIESLSTADDDHIDVLGRIQLVAAHIAKLENIDKTGYRLVNNCGHDGGQTVFHVHYHLLGGQKMGWPPFEK, encoded by the coding sequence ATGATGAATTGTGTGTTCTGTAAAATAATCGCTGGAGAAATTCCGTCGGTCAAGGTCTATGAAGACGAACATCTTTATGCCTTTAGGGATGTGAACCCTGAAGCGCCTGTGCATATCCTGATCGTACCCAAGGCACATATCGAATCCTTAAGTACTGCAGATGACGATCACATTGACGTACTTGGAAGAATTCAACTGGTTGCCGCGCATATCGCAAAACTCGAGAATATCGACAAAACTGGCTACAGGCTCGTGAACAATTGCGGACACGATGGTGGTCAGACGGTCTTCCATGTGCATTATCACCTGCTGGGCGGCCAAAAAATGGGATGGCCACCCTTTGAAAAGTGA